One window of the Rissa tridactyla isolate bRisTri1 chromosome 9, bRisTri1.patW.cur.20221130, whole genome shotgun sequence genome contains the following:
- the CTXND1 gene encoding cortexin domain-containing 1 protein, with translation MEGPTPEPVYVDVDKGLTLACIVFLCLFLVVMIIRCAKVIMDPYSAIPTSTWEEQHLDD, from the coding sequence ATGGAGGGACCAACCCCAGAGCCCGTGTACGTTGATGTGGACAAAGGACTGACATTAGCATGTATCGtcttcctctgcctcttcttgGTTGTGATGATTATTCGCTGTGCAAAAGTCATCATGGACCCTTACAGTGCCATCCCGACGTCTACGTGGGAGGAGCAGCATCTAGATGACTGA